Proteins from one Phocoena phocoena chromosome 7, mPhoPho1.1, whole genome shotgun sequence genomic window:
- the DLX1 gene encoding homeobox protein DLX-1 isoform X1, producing the protein MTMTTMPESLNSPVSGKAVFMEFGPPNQQMSPSPMSHGHYSMHCLHSAGHSQPDGAYSSASSFSRPLGYPYVNSVSSHASSPYISSVQSYPGSASLAQSRLEDPGADSEKSTVVEGGEVRFNGKGKKIRKPRTIYSSLQLQALNRRFQQTQYLALPERAELAASLGLTQTQVKIWFQNKRSKFKKLMKQGGAALEGSALANGRALSAGSPPVPPGWNPNSSSGKGSGGSAGSYIPSYTSWYPSAHQEAMQQPQLM; encoded by the exons ATGACCATGACCACCATGCCAGAGAGTCTCAACAGCCCCGTGTCGGGCAAGGCGGTGTTTATGGAGTTTGGGCCACCCAACCAGCAAATGTCTCCTTCTCCCATGTCCCACGGGCACTACTCCATGCACTGTTTACACTCGGCGGGCCATTCGCAGCCCGACGGCGCCTACAGCTCGGCCTCGTCCTTCTCCCGACCGCTGGGCTACCCTTACGTCAACTCGGTCAGCAGCCACGCGTCCAGCCCCTACATCAGTTCGGTGCAGTCCTACCCGGGCAGCGCCAGCCTCGCCCAGAGCCGCCTGGAGGACCCAG GGGCTGACTCCGAGAAGAGCACGGTGGTGGAAGGCGGTGAAGTGCGCTTCAATGGCAAGGGGAAAAAGATCCGCAAACCCAGGACGATTTATTCCAGTTTGCAGTTGCAGGCTTTGAACCGCAGGTTCCAGCAAACTCAGTACCTAGCTCTGCCCGAGAGGGCGGAGCTCGCGGCCTCCCTGGGACTCACGCAGACGCAG GTCAAGATCTGGTTCCAGAACAAGCGCTCCAAGTTCAAGAAGCTGATGAAGCAGGGCGGGGCAGCTCTGGAGGGTAGCGCGCTGGCCAACGGCCGGGCGCTGTCTGCAGGCTCTCCTCCAGTGCCACCCGGCTGGAACCCCAACTCCTCTTCCGGGAAGGGCTCGGGCGGCAGCGCGGGCTCCTACATCCCCAGCTACACGTCGTGGTACCCCTCGGCGCACCAAGAAGCTATGCAGCAACCCCAGCTCATGTGA
- the DLX1 gene encoding homeobox protein DLX-1 isoform X2, with amino-acid sequence MTMTTMPESLNSPVSGKAVFMEFGPPNQQMSPSPMSHGHYSMHCLHSAGHSQPDGAYSSASSFSRPLGYPYVNSVSSHASSPYISSVQSYPGSASLAQSRLEDPGQDLVPEQALQVQEADEAGRGSSGG; translated from the exons ATGACCATGACCACCATGCCAGAGAGTCTCAACAGCCCCGTGTCGGGCAAGGCGGTGTTTATGGAGTTTGGGCCACCCAACCAGCAAATGTCTCCTTCTCCCATGTCCCACGGGCACTACTCCATGCACTGTTTACACTCGGCGGGCCATTCGCAGCCCGACGGCGCCTACAGCTCGGCCTCGTCCTTCTCCCGACCGCTGGGCTACCCTTACGTCAACTCGGTCAGCAGCCACGCGTCCAGCCCCTACATCAGTTCGGTGCAGTCCTACCCGGGCAGCGCCAGCCTCGCCCAGAGCCGCCTGGAGGACCCAG GTCAAGATCTGGTTCCAGAACAAGCGCTCCAAGTTCAAGAAGCTGATGAAGCAGGGCGGGGCAGCTCTGGAGGGTAG